The DNA sequence agtttctttgagtgttgaaaaagaaaaaaatgaaaaaaaagaaaaataaataaataaagtttggaggttaagtatttggtgaatttggctctagtatgcatttttgtgtaaattggaggtttgaatgtgcaataagaagaaaaataagtttgggggtttagtggaaaagaaagaaaaagaaataaagaaagaatatgtgtgatttgaagaatgtatgcacaataaaaaggagaaaaaggatattgaaattgaagttaaaataagaaaagaagttctaataaagaaacaaattttaaaagtaatttattcattgatatttaattttagctttctttctttgatttattatatcctatccttttctttctttagccttatccattagccttaacaatagaaaccatgaagtcctaatgatttaaggtggtgcattatcctacattagtggagagtgataattaagtcaagcatatggtagttcatacgttattatcaatctctaattcttgtaaatttattcaagcatatgataattaagtgtataaattgatttccacacacacacattggaagtatcatatatgttggatagaatataaggtattgagttacataattactttgaaaccatttgaaaagtcatatgttatacaatctttgaggcaactcattaaagtatcttatgttctttaaaagattgatttttcttattcttcttcattgctagggactagcaaatcttaagtttgggggtatttgttaggtctaaaatattgatgatttaataccatatttatagcttaatatttgttagtttgtgttaatttgttatggaaagatacttaattatgtatttttcttaatctaggtaaaagaggaagaattttaagaaaacaaccataaagatggattccttgggtcgaattatggtgggaagcaagatttgagctcgaacagactaagcattaaaaagattccaaaaggataccttgaagattccataaagattctatcgagaatttcatggtagaagtggatgtcatatgaatcatcacgatctgaggatttcaaatgtctcgttatttttggatttcgaggtgcgagtaaagagttatcatcatttaaagtttacaatttataaaaaataatattctagataaatctccaccattgatcaaaagaaggaatcaaggcaatttgcggaccaagataaaaacaagtggcaataattggttaatttatcattaatgaggcacatgtcatgtcacatacttcattaagggtaaattagactaattaactattttttttaggaggaattagataaaaggaaagtagtagagagcaagtaatatacagtttcatttttacacatgaaattcgtccaacccttttcatggcctaaaaaaggtattttccaagactcccacattgaaaataaagagagaaaaagatttccaaggtcctatatatatagcccccaccacattgaaggaagatatacaagtttagagagttatttaagagcttttaggaggcttaaatagaaacaaaccaaattttgggagtttctaagattctcttaagggttctaggattttaaagttttagagtttagaagatcaattggagagcttggaggaggcaaagttttagagtttagaagatcaattggagagcttggaggaggcagagagacgtgggcttgcttggagaagaaggctacgactttgagagctcttggaggagaatttcttcaatagtttttattctcttttcctttctctttaattgtgaatcttattatttttaataattatggatgttgaaattatttttaccatgaactaattttcatagctagggctatgatgtagccctaactatgaaggtttaattattttaatatatgttgagttttatttaattagtaatatgttttgttaataaatcattggtatacttaatgcttttataggccggaaggaatgaatgattttaataatatttgagcttggaaaaggataatattatggatctccaatgatttacatgaatgcataattgattggaaaatagttatgtctcatgccatattatttgcttaatctatgcttgatgaatttgcatgatttaatttataggccggaatgaataaattaggttatgtgaatattatcaattgtgagtggaaactacttttgattaattttgtgattaagtgtggttaacaaaattactagttaattaaattcacatatttaagtaattaaattggaatacgtagtggtgaaatcaaatgtcctagtattcataattattcaattctctctcttacttgaaattgatctaattttaattgattgcttttgtttaatttagtttatttagttttcaattaccattttaaattttcgttcaaatattatcaaaacctaattatctttggtacttaatacttaatcccttgggtacgacaaccctatttttccactttattacttgaaaacgattcgtgcacttgcgagttgattttacacatcatgcttcaattttaaaattgtttgcttcaatgggtggtctccttatgcaagacaaatcaccaactttcttgtgagtggcatactcgcatatgggcaaatcatcttctctttggttggccattgcaccttcttgagttccttggtcTGTACGTATCCAAGGTTGAAAATAACGCAATAATACAAAGAAGTGGGCCTGCTTATaagtatctctctctcttttttcttcttcttcttcttctcttcttctttttttttttttaaataatttaaatttaaattttattttatttttttaaccaatcaCTGTCTCTCATGATAACGATCCCAACTCCCAAATTATCAATGGGAAGCTCAGCAGCTTTTCACCTTCACTAGATCAATCAGTGGGAATTGGGAGGTGctatttatatgaaaaacaTTCATTACATAATTATATTGAGCTAGCTTATTGGACGGTAGGACAACCAATTTgttaatcaaattaatttttttaataccatAGTCAATAATATAATCTGAATAAAAATTTCCCTTCCATGTTCtaacaatcaaaaaataaaaaacaaactatATGACTTTGTAAATAGTTCCTTACGTTTTATATATAACAAAGCTTTTACACGATGATAATATTAtcctaaattttataattgcaGCAATTGAATATGTTTAATTGATTTGTCTATTCTTAGAACAAGTTTAAAATGgatgatatttcaaaaaataactatgtaaatatatatagatatatatatatagttatatattttatgataagttgaaataaataaatattacaaaaaaaagttgagataaaagaaaatattttagttaGTACTCAACAAATCGGTATATTTACGACTGATCGAGCACTTTTACCTTTATTTATGTTATcaaaatatgaatttgaaaatggaatttgaaataatttataattttaaaaaaaatctttatatttACTGCCCATTGTGGGACCCACTGTCAATAAGATAAGGAATCGCCAGCTGACCCGCAAAACCCGAGCACACGTGGGGACAAAGCTAAAATTCTTTACACAACTACCATTCGTATAGGTCGTACTACCATTCATATAGGTTGTACGTACGACACGTCGCGTTTTTCCTTAATACGAATCACAGTTGgttaatgatttatttaaaaaaccaGAATAAAAATGTTTTCCAGATTTGATTTGCACATGGTAATCAACTCCACGAGATGGTTCGGGCTTCAGGGGGAGGCATTTTCTAATTCCTCCACATATTCATTTTTCCCAGCAAAATCTAATCTCTATAAACTTCATCATCACTTTGGAggccaagaaaagaaaacaacaaatcaAAGCCGTCCATGATGACACTGCAAAACGACACAGTATCGTCCCTGCGAAGCTCCTATGACCTTTACCAGCTTCTTCTCGCTTTTAGGGACGCTTccaccaccatcaccaccaGCATGGATTTGTCCTGGTTGGTGGACTTCCTCAAGGGCATGGTGAAACCGGTGGCCGCTACGTCGGTGGTGCTCTTGGCCGTGGCTTTGTCTTTCCTGCAAAAGTTGGGTTTGGAGGGTGAGATGGTTTACTCCATTGTTAGAGCTTTTCTTCAGCTCTCTGTTATTGGGTTTGTCCTGGAGTTCATCTTCAATCAGAATAATGGCGGATGGATTATTCTGGCTTACCTTTTCATGGTTTGTCATTTAGATACTTTTTTCTCCTCcagttttcatatattttttctatatagaaaaatgtaaaataatcaACTTTGAATCGATCCGCAGGTCTCTGTTGCCGGTTATACAGCCGGAAAAAGAGCTAAACATGTTCCACGAGGAAAATATATTGCCGGAGTTTCAATCCTTGCCGGAACAGCGTTGACCATGGTTTTTCTAGTTTTGCTTAAAGTGTTCCCTTTCACTCCACGCTATATCATTCCCGTTGCCGGCATGATGGTCGGGAATGCGATGACCGTAACAGGGGTGACCATGAAAAGACTCCGGGATGATATCAGAGCCCAAACGAATCTGGTAAAgttttttcctaaactaattaaGCATTTGAACACTTTCATTTTGTTTGTCTATTAAAGGCGCGATTGATCCATCTTGGTGTGGTTTTTTCAGGTGGAGACAGCACTGGCTTTAGGAGCAACTCCCAGACAAGCAACGGCTCAGCAGGTGAAAAGGGCGTTGGTGCTTGCTCTTTCTCCAGTACTAGATAATGCGAAAACTGTTGGCCTGATATCACTTCCCGGCGCCATGACAGGAATGATAATGGGAGGAGCTTCACCATTGGAGGCCATTCAATTGCAGATCGTGGTGATGAACTTTCTTATCGGTGCATCAACGGTAAGTAGCATCTTATCAACGTATCTTTGCTGGCCTGCCTTCTTCACCAATGCTTTCCAGTTGGAAAGTAAAGTCTTCTCTTCAGAATGAAGCTTTAGGGACCATGTGATTCAGAGCATTGGATCTATATAAAGTATTGATCTTACATGATTTTGTATGTGGAACATTCTTGATTGTAAGAGTGATCATTGAAATTTCCTTCTGGATGTTCTAGTTCTAAAGATATGATGTAAAGGGTTAGCAATATTACCAAAAGATATATAAGATGATTGGTCCATAAGGAAATTAAAGTGGAGAATATATTTAAGGTTGTACACGTAAAACATTTGCGCATAACGATCAAATCGGTAGTCAAGGTaagtaaatataaaaatcaaaaaacaattGAATATAGTCTCTCGGATTTTAATcttataaaatgtatatataacttTGCAAACAGCCCCGAAAAACATGATAGATTGGGACCTAAAGACGCCACATATACCGAGTTATAACTATGGCACTATAACAAAATAATCTTAAAGGGTTATTGTCATTGGAAAAAAATGCCATAAAACACAGAATTAtgtcggtttttttttttttttttttatggcatttatatttttttaagtcctttttttaaaatgccGCAAAAGAATTTACAGCATTTTTACCAATGCCATTAAGCTTTTGGGCCACAAAAGAAATGTCACTTTAATAAAtgccataaaatatttttttacagcAGCTTTATTAATCACGTAACTACTTTTATGACATTTTTACAACTCTTTTATGACATTTACAAATTCCACATTATTTATGACACTTTCGAAGCCACAATTTTGCTCATATCAACAATTAGAAATTCTcgaaatatatgtattttttcatttgtaTTCTTATTATCCACAACaaagacataaataaataatttcaaagcgcaatatatataaaaatcaattgATTAATCTTAATAGTCAAATTACAAACCATAATAGGTCAAAACATCCTACATTGAAGAAACTATTTACAGAAATGTCTTAAATGCACCACTATAGcgtttcacatttttcatattttcaatttGTGAACTCCAAATGCTTCATTAATCATCCTCTAGATTAGTCATAACCTCGTCCTCTTTGCATGTCATAACCTGGTCCTCTCTGTAGATCATATCCAGGCCTCTGTGCATCATGCATACTTCTCTCTGTGCATCATAGTTCGGTCCTCTTTGTACATCATACCCAGGTCCCTCTGTACATCATACTGTATCCCCTTTGCGAATCATATATAGGGCCCACAGATGCATCATAACCAGGAACCATTATTGCTTCATAGCCAGTCCATGGAGGAGCTGGCCAGGATTGAGCTCCAACAGAAGGAGTGCCACCAGCTGCACCAGCACTAACATCTGCACCAGCACTAACAGTTGGGAGAGGACCGTATCCCTATATTACAAAATGCAGAAAGTAACAGCTACTCTTACTTTCTCCATGAAACACAGCTAAAAGTGCTCTGTCTttcattttaaaacatacaatGCTTGTGCAACTCCTACCAATCCAAGTGGAGGACATTGAACAATTGTAAAGAACATAGGCATGTAAAGGTATAGTCTCACAATATGaaatttcaacatttataaATTATCCATGAAAGCTAGTCCAACATTCTTACATACATGGGAACCAAAATCAAGCATGCAAAAGTAAAAGCTAATAGACATTTCTCTATCTTTAAATTTCAGTCTCACAGTGTTAAGACATCTCAGTTTCATTTCAGGATGGAATTCTTACAATTAAGTTCAGTTATTCACATATCAATTAAATACAATATATTTTGAGGGCAACCAATTCAAAGGACATTAAGTAGAGGATTAAACAggatataaaaagtcaaaaagcagcacgatttaaataaataactttatcATGTTCTATTTGCATATCCTTCTATATCCTTCACAGCAATATTGCAACCAAAAAGATGGAAGATGACGAACCTGGGGACCACCATAGCCATCTTTATAAGCATTTTGTCCTACAGGATGCCAAAAAGTGCCATCCTCACGTTTCCAGGGGTGCTACCATAGGGCCTGCCTGCATTAATATAACAACCAATGAGCCTCCTATGATGTCAAAGACAATCAAGGGAGACGAAGAAATGTAAACATAAATATACCAGTTCTTCTACCAACATTAGAAGTACTCAGTAACTCTGCCTGGAGTTTCTCCACTTCTCATGTCATGCATGGTCATATAGTTCTTCTCCATCAGCTGAAATGACTCAAGGTGATCATTGTATAATTTCTTTTCATAATCATAAGTAGCTCTGCATGGTCAAAAGAAAGACAATCATGGctttttccaaatttgaaaCCAAACCAGTCAAAACTCAAAAGAGAAATATAAGGTATGAAGTGAGTCAAGAAGACAATGAAAGCTCTATGGCAGTGACATTAACTAAGTGCACCCTCTCTCAGTATCAAACTACATTTATAAGAAAAAGCCAAATTTCCAGGATGCACACGGAAGTCTAATGGGAAAAGAAACAGTACCTTGGGTATCATGGGCATGCCCTTGAGTCCCCAGTTTGGCAGGGAACCTGACCCTAAGAATCCAATAACTTTTTGGGTCAAATGGTGAACATAACCACACAAGTGAAGCAGCAAAAAATATAATGTGAATAGAATCATATTaaacaaggaaaataaaaagctattTCACCATATAACCAAGAAAACAAGCCTTCTGCTTCAGGCATTTCAGATTGAGGAACAAATACCTGTCCATGCATTCTTCATTACTTTCTCAAGGTGGAAATGCAATTCTCTGTATCTGTTTATCTACGAACAAGATAAAAATGCAATAGATATTCAATGGGgataaataaaaactatgaaCAAACACTTTTTATGGATATATGTGTCTGTGTGCAGAACAAAGTCgaaataaatataacatttgAAAGGTGTCAAACAAGTGAAATAAATAAGAGAACAAACTACCACCATACTGTCCATATTAAAGAACATAAAACCTATTTAAAAAGCCATTCAACACAGGATCGATTGTTTGGAAGGTTCAAAGAATTTATTTGATCCCGTGTCTTGCAAGACCATATGAAAAGCATAGTTGCAACCATAAATAAAGAATAGTACacagaagaaaacaaaatgttCATAAAGTCTCCATGCTATGCCAATTAGCCGCTTCCTACAATATCCATACCCGATTTTAAGGGAAACAGATCAAAACATTGCTCAAAGAAACAGAACTAGGAACCAAGTTTCAAAGAGCATGACAATTGAAATGTAATATAAGAAACATGTGATGAGAAAACAAGCTGTTCGTTTTCATcggaataaaaaagaaaaaaaaaaaaaaaaagcagatttATAATACCAGTATATTTAGAAGCCAATTTGAACAAAGCACAGAGAAAGATTTTTAATACCAGCTGATTTCGAAGTCAATTTGAACAAAGCATTTCTCtcaagaaatttgaaaaaattccagAAGCAAATAGAGGTTTTACCGATAGTTGAGGTAGCATGGAAATACATTTCCATGAAATCCAATTGACGATGATAATTTCCTTTGAATGGATATATTTCCGATAAGGAACTTCCGAGGAGGAACGGCAAATTGTAGCATTTCTGATGAATCAAATTTATGAGGAATCGCCGGAGTTGTCGGGGTCTCCGGAACCGAGGGAGTCACCGGAAATAATCGCCGGAGACTGACGCTTGGGGTAGAGAAGTGAATGATAGGAGTTAAGAAATTTTGGTTAGGGTAGGagaaaaatgagagagagacAGGGATTGTCCAGAATTAtattctgtttatttattttattttatttttccgttTATATGCaggcctttattattattattgttattttttattttgttttgctaaATATGCaaactttaaatatatacatatatattttgtcaacGTAGAcgttttatttggatttttagtTATTCATTGCTGTCTAACACTGTTGCAGAGTAAAAAATGTCACAACTGAAATCTGTTAATTTTTGGTTATCTacacttttctttctttttttttttttttttttttttttttaggtaacaAAAATGTATGTATTAAATCATCAGTCAAAAAAATGTTTGGAAGGAAAGAGTAAATCGTACGTCCTACAAAATCCTACAAAATATGTTTGGAATAAATCATTAGttaaaaaatgcaattaatcttttaatttaagAAAGGAGGAGTAATGCTCATGCCAGGAATATCTTTCACATATATTTCCTTCGATTTCCTCTAAATAAAATCCTTGTATATTATGACTTCTCTAGTTAAGTATTCAATCGTAGCATTGCCAATTATGCcttctttgttatttttcatgAAAATGTTCCCAAATTTTGATCTCCACATAATCTGGTTGTAGTATAGTCTAGGGGCCCTAGAAATTTAATATGAGTTCCTGTGgcatttgaaaactttttttttttttttcttttgaaaatttgatcCAATACCCACAAAAAGAAATGGATAATGATATTTACCTTTTCCTtttcagtgtttttttttttttaatttacccatttaatttcaattttattcccaataaaaataaaaagttactttgttttcttttcctcttcttcCGAGACACTCCACAATCCCAATGGGAAAAAACCTTCCCAGCAttcctttgttcttttttccctAACAAAACTCATAATCTCGTTAAAAACAAAACCTCATGCTCCACCTTTGGTCCTCTCCTTTATTTTCCTCCATGAAAAAACATTCTTTATCTCTCCTTGCAAACATGTGAAAGATGTTTCcgcaaaataataattcaaacacCGTACAAACCTACATCGACTCATActtaaactcgtattatattagtctggatctcaattaagttcaagtttttatatgaaaaccttaacccctaaccaacctatgattagaaatcttggtataataaagACGCTACAATAGGTTATTTACATTTCCCATATGTTgcctttgattggaacaaagagaaaatgccaaatcaactaaatacagtaaagccagcggcaaatacagcaaaaccggccaactaTTCCCTCTATGTGCAAATGCCCATTATGATTGCTTTTAATTCTGCCTTGGTTTGATTTCATgaccttttaataatattcactgaatccatgaagtgttggaaccatttcttgctgtccggagtccaaatttgtaCTAAAACAGCTTTCCGGGTCCGTAACGGCTTACACCACTTGGTTGCTTAAAACatactttgtatctttgggtatggacaaacccttttgagaattgataactccttgaaTAAAGACAgctaggttttccttaaatctcctagcttgagccctagtgattgatccggtcttcatccataatGGATCAGCACCcaagcgggttgtcggttgttcGAGTtcgagcggattctcatcattctcctcctcttgaaaatgatttatcctcaaatcaaaatctttacctacaacaaaaggagataaatcagcaacattaaatgtagcactaacattatactcacctaacaagtcaagtttgtaagtaTTGTCATTGATCCATTCTAagacttgaaaagatccattctctcgtggcataagctttgaaTTTTGTTGTTCTGGGAACCTTttatttcttaagtgcaaccaaaccaaatctcttgggtcaaacactatcacaacaaatcctagaaataccaatttatctttatagaaatcacattttttaaagttagcaaataacttctctcaaatttgaaaattttctttctcaaattttcaaattttcactaagtaaagctctcaacaatgcagataaagttctatataacaaaaacatctttaaatgagcatctttataaatcatgagcAGAAAATGGTTCTTTCATAATCgctttatttacatctccaaaactaagatagaaatttttattttccttttcttttctttctttttctttcccattcaCGGAGTCCACTTTCCCACTCtcactttttgcttttttagttttcttcacACTCTCGGGTTTTGCTCTCTCTTTTCCACTCACGgctttctctcttcttttttttccctcaattttgagtttaggacacttacctggttggtcatgTTCAGCTTTGCCCCCTTGGATAGGtgttgaagccgtgggtgccacactagttctttctttgagcttttcgacctccctcctttgttgtatttgaagttggtctctaaatacctccttaaaagtcaatggttccagcttgacctttttatctttaaatctaaaaacaatagcattctctcaaccataatgtatagtatctttatcaaattgtcatggtgTACCTAATAAAATACGTTcgacatgcataggcacaacatcacacaaaacaacatccacatatttatctatgctaaattttactttgacttgtttgtttactttcatttctccactatcattaagacattataatctatatggttcgggatgtttaatggttggtaagcctaatttttccacCACAACATTGCTAATTACacttgcacaacttccactatcaattacgATGTTACAAATCTTACTTTGGATTTCAcaatgagtgtggaagatgttctctctttgtaattggtcctcatctttatacatgGTCAAGACTTGAGTGTGGAATATGTTCTCTCTTTGTAAttgatcttcatctttgtacatggtcaAGACTTTCCTAGTCACCAAGCTTAATTCGGCAATTGAAGCATTTAgggtctcggcttcatcttcaatttcttcctcttcttgctcggtttcaccccactttcttcaattttggattctaactcaccattacctttcaacaccatgattctcctattcagACATTGACTAGTGATGTATCTTTTTCCGtggcatttaaaacacacaatatcatgagttctagaaagTTTAGGATttgatttaccttcattccttagtgcttggatagattcagctttagcctccctttttggccgattggtgctttcatcaCCTAGTTTCAATTTTTGCTTGTTGTCACacgtgggattgcttctccaagcacttggatttgatctcccaCTATTTTATATTCCTCCAAGCCATGTACTtgtgcccctcctcttgagttgattctcaagtttgatagccacatgcaacatcttttccaattccacatattgttgtaattccaattgattggctatctctcgaaTCAACCCACTtagaaaccgtgccatggttgcttctctatcttcattcatgctcaatctcatcatgagcatctccatatccttgtaataatcttccacagtcctatttccttgagataaagattgtaacctttgatgtaggctatggtaatgagtcggtacaaatcgtcgtggctcctttcatttgtcgccaagtagtaatcaattcatcacctactcttatttgggtactttgctcatttgtcaaccattggagtgcataatgatcaAATTCCATAGCCACCaatttcttagcctccgaatagttatgacaatcgaataTTATCTCTATTCACTCCCCCCACTCTAGGTAACCTTCCGGATCATTTTTTTCCATGAAAgctggtatgttgaccttaatatttccaagatcattaTCCTCttcccttgctggtctcccatggttttgccttccttggagagcATAGATGTCTTCAAAATCCTCTTCTAAATTATCTCCATAGTTACCTCCTTCAAAATCCCCCCTATGGCATCCatgacctcctcgacctcgaccttggcCACCAAAaaattcttgcctcaaattcggcccaccttgtgaAGTCTCTTACCTATCCATCATTTGATCTAATGGTCAAAATgagtattcatccgctgtaattgctccaagaccacCATCATGTCCGTATGCTCATCTCCACTCCTCGTAGCTCGagaatcacccttgaatcctacggattcctcttcattaattctcaatgagaTATCTCTTACTCCTCTTCTCAtctttgaatctgccatgttagtaaatatattgtaaaaataaaataaatcatcaccaaattcactccctcacatatTTCACTCAAATAAAGTCTCGACACtagtgtttgcacactagtttcagcttttaccatcttttaagctcacacgctcttttctttttccactcaaagaattatattaaagtactaattaaaacacacacaaaatagcaactagatcatgagtttgttttaattaaacttatcaacaaaacagcaactaaaacaaacaaatatcgatcagaatgaaaatacctattctcAACTTGTCTAAGTTAAAATAacgtaaatcaacaagcaaatttttggaataaaataaaagctgtccagaatatgaatgaaccaataattcaaggataaaatatagagaaagaaattcaaacacgaacaagaataaaattgaaaaaaaatatagactAGTTactggttgttgttctttgtaattcaagttttttatatcaaatcctttaactactTTAATCCAAATAGTTTTAGCAcgcaaaattcaaatatccagtagcaagattgaatttccagtaactccaaatattgaataaataagcaacaactcataagctccaacaaatttccagtaaacaaatttgaactccaaatttAACAAAGACCAAacttctacaattttttttattcacttttcctctccttctttttttttttttttttaactcagaataaaattgcaattccaacaccaaaattccaccaaaacCCAAGACCACACTACAATATTAAcaaattgcataatttttagCTTTTATGTAATATCCTttcaaaactctctttttttttttttttgggaacatatgaatgcaactaattaagattaaaatagcaa is a window from the Ziziphus jujuba cultivar Dongzao chromosome 11, ASM3175591v1 genome containing:
- the LOC107434018 gene encoding protein ALUMINUM SENSITIVE 3 translates to MMTLQNDTVSSLRSSYDLYQLLLAFRDASTTITTSMDLSWLVDFLKGMVKPVAATSVVLLAVALSFLQKLGLEGEMVYSIVRAFLQLSVIGFVLEFIFNQNNGGWIILAYLFMVSVAGYTAGKRAKHVPRGKYIAGVSILAGTALTMVFLVLLKVFPFTPRYIIPVAGMMVGNAMTVTGVTMKRLRDDIRAQTNLVETALALGATPRQATAQQVKRALVLALSPVLDNAKTVGLISLPGAMTGMIMGGASPLEAIQLQIVVMNFLIGASTVSSILSTYLCWPAFFTNAFQLESKVFSSE